One genomic window of Camelina sativa cultivar DH55 chromosome 5, Cs, whole genome shotgun sequence includes the following:
- the LOC104787259 gene encoding uncharacterized protein LOC104787259, producing MKAKSRNGGLFAMMVLVVYCFFENMARISVEVSPSEPVGSYLPGSLFALYNKDKMLKPFPSHNEYLKRFNLASVDAWQTVRSSCRDGFITLSIKAMHFFVSKLMQFRYSISTAIPTSRSGTSRIIFWVTLTRSVSSMANDTVL from the exons atgaaaGCGAAATCAAGAAATGGAGGTTTGTTTGCAATGATGGTTCTTGTTGTTTATTGCTTCTTCGAGAATATGG CCAGGATCTCGGTCGAGGTTTCGCCTTCTGAACCTGTTGGAAGTTATCTACCTGGAAGTTTATTTGCTCTCTACAACAAAGACAAGATGCTAAAACCGTTCCCATCTCATAACGAGTATCTCAAAAGATTCAATCTAGCCTcag TGGATGCTTGGCAAACAGTGAGAAGTAGCTGTAGAGATGGTTTCATCACTTTGAGCATAAAAGCAATGCATTTCTTCGTCTCAAAGCTTATGCAATTCAGATATTCAATATCAACAGCAATTCCAACGAGTCGCTCGGGGACTTCTCGAATTATTTTCTGGGTAACACTAACTCGATCAGTTTCGTCCATGGCCAACGACACAGTTCtatga